The following proteins are encoded in a genomic region of Desulfobacterales bacterium:
- a CDS encoding nitrogenase encodes MSKIAPKYIATTNACKLCKPLGAALAFRGIEGAVPFLHGSQGCATYMRRYIISHFNEPIDIASSALGEKNAIYGGGANLKQGLNNVIAKYNPALVGIATTCLTETIGDDVGMILHEYHREQENNTKSPLMVQVSTPSYSGTHMEGFHAAVQSVVQQLARGGPTDQRINLLPGFVSPADLRYLKQLLVDFGISATVLPDLSETLDGPALRDYPLIPRGGTPIEDIRKMGRGQATIEFGHTLPEKTAAAFLDKTFQISCKRLGLPIGIRETDVFLNTLTEISGRPIPSEHDAARGRLVDAMVDGHKYVFGKRAVVYGEEDLVVGLTSFLAEIGVVPVLCASGGKSGRLRRAVEKVLAKMNVPLPEIHEDLDFFEIEEQARELAPDLLLGHSKGYGLAKRLEIPLIRVGFPIHDRVGGQRILHLGYQGAQNLFDRIANTMIQVKQDSSSVGYSYM; translated from the coding sequence ATGAGCAAGATCGCCCCCAAATATATCGCCACCACCAATGCCTGCAAGCTGTGCAAACCCCTGGGCGCGGCCCTGGCCTTTCGCGGCATCGAGGGCGCGGTCCCCTTTCTGCATGGCTCCCAGGGCTGCGCCACCTATATGCGGCGCTATATCATCAGCCACTTCAACGAGCCCATTGATATCGCCTCCTCGGCCCTGGGCGAGAAAAACGCCATCTACGGCGGCGGGGCCAACCTGAAGCAGGGGCTCAACAATGTGATCGCCAAGTATAACCCGGCCCTGGTGGGGATCGCCACCACCTGCCTGACCGAGACCATTGGCGACGACGTGGGAATGATCCTGCACGAGTATCACCGCGAGCAGGAAAATAATACAAAAAGTCCGCTGATGGTCCAGGTATCGACCCCCAGCTACAGCGGCACCCATATGGAGGGGTTCCATGCCGCGGTTCAATCGGTGGTGCAACAGCTGGCCCGGGGAGGACCCACCGACCAGCGGATCAACCTGCTGCCCGGGTTCGTCTCGCCGGCCGACCTGCGCTATCTGAAACAACTGTTGGTTGATTTCGGGATTTCCGCAACCGTGCTGCCTGATTTATCCGAGACCCTGGACGGCCCGGCCCTGCGCGACTACCCGCTGATTCCCAGGGGCGGCACCCCGATTGAGGATATCCGCAAGATGGGCCGCGGACAGGCCACCATCGAGTTCGGCCATACCCTGCCGGAAAAGACCGCGGCCGCATTCCTTGATAAGACATTCCAGATTTCTTGTAAAAGGCTGGGGCTGCCCATCGGCATCCGCGAGACCGATGTTTTTTTAAATACCCTGACCGAGATCAGCGGCAGGCCGATACCGTCGGAGCACGACGCGGCCCGGGGCCGGCTGGTCGATGCCATGGTCGACGGCCATAAATATGTGTTCGGCAAACGGGCGGTGGTCTACGGCGAGGAGGACCTGGTGGTCGGGCTCACCTCCTTTCTGGCCGAGATCGGGGTGGTGCCGGTGCTCTGCGCCTCGGGCGGCAAGAGCGGCCGGCTCCGCCGGGCCGTTGAAAAGGTGCTGGCCAAGATGAATGTTCCACTGCCCGAGATCCACGAGGATCTGGATTTTTTTGAGATCGAGGAGCAGGCCCGGGAGCTGGCACCTGATCTGCTGCTGGGTCACAGCAAGGGTTACGGCCTGGCCAAACGGCTGGAGATCCCCCTGATCCGGGTCGGCTTTCCGATCCATGACCGGGTCGGCGGCCAGCGGATCCTTCATCTTGGCTACCAGGGCGCCCAGAATCTGTTCGACCGGATCGCCAACACCATGATCCAGGTCAAGCAGGATAGCTCTTCGGTGGGATACAGCTATATGTAA
- a CDS encoding radical SAM protein, translated as MEPITARDMTRHPCFNPKVKGRFGRVHLPVAPKCNIKCNFCNRRYDCVNESRPGVTSTVLSPEQALVYMGKVLEKEPRISVAGIAGPGDPFANPEETMETMRLISREYPETILCLASNGLNIGPYIEELATINVSHVTITVNAVDPEIGQHIYGWVRDGKILYRGRQAAELLLARQLAAIKKLKQHGITVKINNIVVPGINDHHVKAVAATMKELGVDLLNCMAMFPNIGTPFADIPQPDKKTMATLRDIAEKYLPQMRHCTRCRADAVGLLDDDRTAEFRGCLSACATIKPLPGRERPHVAVATMEGVLVNQHLGEADRFQIWAKKEDSLVLVEERPAPEQGGGVRRWHQLAKLLADCRAVLVSSIGETPRQILNQSGLKTIEASGFIEAGLHAVYADKPLKGLRARRSCGSAGCQGTGSGCG; from the coding sequence ATGGAACCGATAACAGCCAGAGACATGACAAGGCATCCCTGCTTCAACCCCAAGGTCAAGGGCCGGTTCGGCCGGGTCCATCTGCCGGTGGCGCCGAAATGCAACATCAAGTGCAACTTCTGCAACCGCAGGTATGACTGTGTCAACGAGTCGCGGCCCGGGGTGACCAGCACGGTGCTCTCGCCTGAGCAGGCTCTGGTCTATATGGGCAAGGTCCTGGAAAAGGAGCCGCGGATCTCAGTGGCCGGGATCGCCGGCCCGGGCGACCCCTTTGCCAACCCGGAAGAGACCATGGAGACCATGCGGCTGATCAGCCGGGAATATCCGGAGACCATCCTCTGCCTGGCCTCCAATGGCTTGAATATCGGCCCCTATATCGAGGAACTGGCCACGATCAACGTCTCCCACGTCACCATCACCGTCAATGCGGTGGACCCGGAGATCGGCCAGCATATCTACGGCTGGGTCCGGGACGGCAAGATCCTCTACCGCGGCCGCCAGGCAGCGGAACTGCTCCTGGCCCGGCAGCTGGCCGCGATCAAAAAGCTGAAACAGCACGGGATCACGGTCAAGATCAACAACATCGTGGTGCCGGGCATCAACGACCATCATGTCAAGGCGGTGGCCGCGACCATGAAGGAACTGGGCGTGGATCTCTTGAACTGCATGGCCATGTTCCCCAACATCGGCACCCCGTTCGCCGATATCCCCCAGCCCGATAAAAAAACCATGGCTACGCTGCGCGATATTGCTGAAAAATACCTGCCCCAGATGCGCCACTGCACCCGCTGCCGGGCCGATGCGGTGGGGCTGCTCGATGATGACCGGACCGCGGAGTTCCGCGGCTGTCTGTCCGCCTGCGCCACCATAAAACCGCTGCCCGGCCGGGAACGGCCCCATGTGGCGGTGGCCACCATGGAGGGGGTGCTGGTCAACCAGCATCTGGGCGAGGCCGACCGATTCCAGATCTGGGCAAAAAAGGAGGATTCCCTGGTGCTGGTCGAGGAACGGCCGGCCCCGGAACAGGGCGGCGGTGTCCGCCGCTGGCACCAGCTGGCCAAGCTGCTGGCCGACTGCCGGGCCGTACTGGTCAGCTCCATCGGCGAGACACCGAGACAGATATTGAACCAGTCCGGCCTGAAGACCATCGAGGCCAGCGGTTTCATCGAGGCCGGCCTGCACGCGGTGTATGCCGACAAGCCGCTCAAGGGGCTCAGGGCCCGGCGCTCCTGTGGCTCCGCTGGCTGCCAGGGCACTGGCAGCGGCTGTGGATAA